The genomic interval aggagagtttcactgtgacatttacatgtgtgtttgtaatgtaccttaattagattcacctcaccccctccatcattctccctcacccctccTGCCTCCCTTTTGGGAACAACTGCAACAGGTTTAattgttcaattttcatacatgtatgcaaggtacatcaaccatattcaccttcccttACCCTTTCTGtttaccctccctccccaccaaatGGAATTCAGCTCTTGATTCTATCATGATTAACTGTGTTTTTAgactgcatacacacacacatacacatacacacacacacacacacacacacattctgttATATTAGAAGACAATCCTAGGTCTGACTATCCATAAAGaataatagtaactcaattcagAAAGCCACTGCCTTCATTACCTTCACAAAGAAGATGTTATTAAAAAGGCAGTGAAGTGCTTCTTCCACCATCCCATGGAGCTGTCTGTGTAGATACTCTTGCTGGTAATAGGCTGGGCACATATCAATCTCAAAGAAGATAGCCATGAGGGTCTGGATGGCATAGAAGCACTGATTGGAATCTGCTTCCTTCAGCATCAATGGCAATACCCTGGTGAATATTACTATGGTCACTGGGAGTCCTCTGATCCACAGAGAGGTTACTCACTCTACCAGCACAAGGATGCTGGATCTAATGACATGAGTCTCATCAATAAGGGAAAGAAGCCCCAGGAGAAGTAAGCTCTGACTAAGTCATAAAGCAGGAGTCTTTAcctttgtcctttcttctgtgCCAGGAAGTTTATTTCAGCCAAGAGTTGGCTTTTTCCATAGCCTTTTCTACCTTCATACAGAACTGATTGTCCCTTCTTCTGGTGCAAACACTCCTGCTGTGCCAAACTGAAGACTTCCAGTTCTTTCTCCCAGTCTGCAGAAGAGATAGGGAGCACCTAACACTCTGGTACTTTATAGTAGAGACTCTTATTTGTTTGAATTAATTTGCAAAGCTAACTCTCAGAAAGGATCCCCTCAGGAAGGCTCAGGAGGTCCCTAGAAGAATCCCATTTTTTTCCATGGAGCTTCACATCTCATTCTAGAAAATCAACTCTGGACTAAACAGAAATGTGTGCTGGTCTTTAGGGTTTGTTGTGGAGCCTAAATAATAATGTTCAGAATAATTAGGTACCACATACATGGTCATGAAGGCTACTGTTATTTTCTTTGTCACAAAATTTCCACAGTAATAATTTAGTCTTCAAAGTCTATCACTGCTATGCAAAcataatgaattaataaatacagattaaaaattttttaaagatagggaatGCACAGTATAGGTGGCAACAGTCTTAGTGGTATCTTTACTATTCTTAGTATGATCTACAACAAGCTCAATAGCTGAACTCTAACTTACAAAGGTTTTTACTAAATGCTGGCAAAGTGATAAGGACTCCACCTGAAATAATGTAGAGCCACTTTAAGACATAAATTCACTAAGACTCCTCTCTGTTTTTTAATGGAAGTTTAAAATCATTTAGtattgtatttcattttgtttttaaaatcgcATCTAGTCAtttacaaatgaaagaaatgactTGAGTTAGAAAACTCACCTAACAAAgggagatttttatttctctctctggcGAAATGTCTCTTCCCAAACATTCTGGGAAAAAGAATAAAGGGAATATGTCTATTAAAATAGCTTTATGAACCAATGATCCTCTTAAGCAAGTTCTCTGGTTAAAAGGGCTTTTAAGAACTAAAAATTGTTGgagaggtaggggggagaaatggtatTATTGTTTGTTCTAGGTTAGGGGAAGTAGGTAAATTGTGAAGTACACAAAGAGAAGAAGCACACACAAAGAACAGCTGGGTTAGTGACTTACTAATAATCTCTTCCTGCTAGAGAGCAAGAAATCCACTGAGGAACTAGTTAAAAGCTAAACACACAAACTGAAGATCTCTGACACTCAAACCTCTTCTCATGAATTTTATTCCAGCAGTATGGCACTAACATTACTAATTTCATACAACTGAAAACTTAATATTCCTATGCTCTGATTCTATAAGAAATGGGAATAAACCATCACAAAGTGATACTCACATACATCTTCTATGGCCAAGATATTCATACATTGTCCCTGGGCTGGAgatgtttttcataattttctctgGCAGTTCTTGAAGTTGTGAGCAGGCAGCATAGATCTTAAGTATGTTACCTCATCACAGGACACCAGACCTGGATAAGCAGTTATCATTCTGGCCACAAGACTCACTTTTGGGCCAATAACTGTGTCAGGGAGACAGACAGCAAAGGGTAGAAAGTATTTGGACCACCTCCTCCACTTTCACTCCTCAGTCACAGACCTCATAATCCAAGGTTCTATTCTACCTGTATATTCGTGTCTTGCTACTGCCCCAACCACACCACAGAATGCTGGTCCATTGGTGATACTGATGGGAACAAGCCTAGGAACCAGAAAAGGAGCAATGGGTAAATATACACTCATAAGCCCCCAAGTCAGGCATTAGGACCTGTTACTCTTTAGATCCAGCAGTCTAGTTTTATAGCTCAGAGTGGAAAAGATCAGAGACTGCAATGGTCTATATCACATGATAAGTGCAAAGAACTTAACATTAGGGTGATAACTAAAAGGAACAGAATGGTCTCCTTAGTTTATGAGTTTTGGTTGGGGAGTTATCACTGGTAAAAGAGTAAGAAATTTGATCTATCAGaagattcatatatatatttaaagtacttTCAAATTGATTACCTCATCTGATCTTTGGAATATGCTTTTAATGatcaattattttttcattcatgcatacatacattcattcaacaagtattggGAAGTGTGCCTATAACAGATACTTGGCTGGATGTTTAAAATTACCTGCCCTGGAGAAGCTCAGCTGGGAGAAGTTGGTAGGGACTGAGGAAAAAGAAGGGACATTTATAAGTCACCAAGGCAAATACTACTTATTAGGGAGTGGTAAAACACATTCACAGAGGAAACAGATGGAATATACTGAAAAGCAGAAAGAgtattgtggctttttttttttttttgaggcttccTAGGCTGGCACttttactccttgagccactccatcagccctagaTAACATTAGTTGGGCCTTGAAAGTTGAAGACATTGCCAAAGTAGGGCAAAGTACCTGTCCAGTGGGAAAAGGCCTGGTGTGGTTGTGCAAGATGAAGTTCTTCAAGATGGCTAGAACATAATGATGTTTAGGGTAGGGAGAGGTAAAGGGAGAAGTGATCCTACCTTGACTAGGGATGGAAAAGTACTGGCACTATGAATTGTTCAAAAAGAGGGCATATACTGTTCTAAGTAAGGCAGAGGCTCAGAGGTGGCAATGAGCAATTCATATATAACAGAGAATAAGCAGATTTACTTGACTGACATGAAGATTTCATGTGACAGGAACAAGACTTTTGGACAGAGAAAGAAGATACAATGAGGTATAATTAGTCACAGTTAAATCTATAAATAATTTTCAGTGGTTCAGGGAGAGCATGAAGAATGTAATGATGCTAATATTATGGTCTCCGACATAATCAAAATTCTCCTGCCTTCATTGAAGGGTAGGATTGTAGGCTTTCACCATTCATTCACTGGACTCATTGCTCAGGGTGAATAAAAGAGATGCCCAAGACAAAAACCAGGGAGTCGGTTCTGCTGCCACTACAAGAGCAAGACTCAAAACTTCTAAGATTTAAAGATGCTTCCtctatttaaaattaactttcttaCTTTCTCCACTTGCTGAACTCCTTTCAATCTCCATCTGGCTCAAAAGTGATTtatactgatctctgcctcctgagtagttaggattacaggtgtaagccaccagtgcccggctacaTGAAGGATTTATGGTATTGAAAACAGTAAAGATGAGATTCTGACACCATACTCCCTAGGTCTCAAAAATATCCTGGAGAAATGCTCTGGGGACAatctttctatttattcattcattcatttttggtggcattgaggtttgaactcagggtctcatgcttgctaggcaggcgcttgaccacttgagccactccaccagcctcatcTTTTCCTTTAAATGATATGAAAACTCAAGGTGTTTTTCAGACTAGAAAGAAGACCTTAGAAGATGACCCCAGGTGAACAGGAGATGTGAAGTGTAATTTGGGGTCTGGGTGAAAGCTGATGGGATGCAGAGAGGCATGAGCAATGGTATGTTATCAAAGCTATAAAGGCACCACTGAAGCTTCAGCACCTGTTTAGTGCGACATTTCCCCAAATAGGTTCTTCAGAATTCTAGTTATTCTGGATGTTTACAGGTCTTTCTGAACGAGTTTGGTGATCAAGCACATTTGAGAAATGGTGAGTAgactaaatataataaatttctttACCTTAATAGACTAGTCAGAACCTTtgatacataaatgtatattgtGACCCTCTGAGAAGGAAACATAGTTTGTATCACTCTCCATGAGTATAATAAGGGACTACTGCTCTACCAAACATACTTTGGAAGATGCTGAATGATAATTATCATGAAGGAAAAATACATTAACTTTGAAATCTAGCTTTCAAGCTCTGACAGTGCCATACTTATTTGGCTTACCAATATAACCTCTCTGGATCTCAGTTTCTTAAAGAGATCAGATTAGAAAATATTCCATCTAGTTCTTATCATATATTATATTCTAAGTTAAATAAGACCAAAATGACCAGGTTATGGCCTAAGAGTCACAGAAGGCATCCTTCGGGACATTGTAAGGCAGATTCTAAAGGTCAGAAATGACTCATTCAAGAGTAAGGGATAAGGGCAGAACTCTTGAAGGCCACAGATCAATGTGAAATTTAAGAACAGAAAAGATCAATACTGGAAAGAATGGCTCTACGTAAGACTGGGAGGCAGGCTGTGGGAGTCTCTGGCCAATTCTATGAAAGAAGTACCACACATGTTTCATTGGGCTAAGAATCTGAGTATCTAATTAGCACCTATAGTgtctttcttatctgtaaaataaggagTTAGGTCAGATATATATTCCTTTCCATTATTAATATCCTATGAGTATGTTTCCATAATAACAATACATATGATTCTTTTGGGTGAGCCTTTTCATTTTATGATGCAGATGTGGCGTAATGAAACAACATAGTATTTGAAGACCAAAGATCTGTGTTTCATTACCAGCTCTGTGAACTGGTAACTTCTCTTATGTGACCTAAGTTCCCTTAAATATAAAAGAGGGATAAAAAATTTCACCCTGTTAGTGTATACTATTGTAtaaacaatatatacatgtgtgatattattttttcattttaattaaatatccaaatgaatgggaaaatggaatttccattttcttcattaggAGTAGGTTTTTAATGGGGTGGACATTGAGAAGAGAGATCAGTTCAGTGTAAGGCCCAGAGAAAACCATGGCATCTGGGAAAGATCAAACACAAAAGCCAAAAAGGAGTGTGTTAACTAACTGTAGTTTCCTCCTATCTAGGTTCCTGTCCCACAACTTTTTTCATCCTATCTCTTGTAAACAGGTAGTTTTTGTTTGCAACCTCTCCACATACAGGTATTTTATTTGCACAACgttaatttgcccatttgtttgttcctttgtagggttttttttttttttttgagggtggaGAAGAAGTCCTTGGTTTCAGGGACTcaagcatgctaggtaagctctctactttttgagccatgcccctaaccattttgttttcattttatttttgagacagggtcttcctaactttgtctaggctggctgGACCCAAattctccttcctcctgcctctgcctcccaagtagctgggattctttTTGCAGTATGCTTAAAATCTCTGATGTatgttctcttccttcccctttacCTCTCCATTAGTTGGCAACCTGTCTTTATTTCCCTTGGGTATTCAGTACAGAGTTTTGTATGTACTGATTTCTTAATAGTTCCTGTTTGCTGACTTTTCTTAGCATGCTTCCTCCCATTAGGCAAATTCTGAATACCCTCCACCCCTGTTCCTTGATACTGCATCCGACCCTGCCTGGAGAGCCTCCTGGGGCCTGAGAATCTCTTCTCTGCTCTACTTTCCTCCTCACTTGGTCTCAGCAAGTTTCTCCCAGCAGAAGCTGAAGATGCTGAAGGAGCTCTCCAGGGCATGTGCACACTCATCTGGCTTCTTATCCCCAGGCAGGCCAAAAATACAGAGGAACATGCAGCCCTGGGATAGATgacagagggagaaaagagaatttaCCTGGGAGAAGAATATAGCTTATCTCAGTTAAACTACTGGTCTGCTACTAGGAGTAGAGTATTCCACATAATTCATGAAATAGACACTATGCACCACACCAACAgggaaatttaaagaaatgttgaTTAACTATTCCGagaatagaaatttaaaacaaaaataaagttgctATCAAGAACCACtgaagtcaggcactggtggctcatacctgtaatcctagctactcaggaggatcacagtttgaagccagactaggcaaataattgggagttcaaggtcagcctgggcaataaaAAGATTccctctcaaaaaacaaacaaacaaaaaatcattcaaTTTCTAGTGTTGAGTTAACTGCCCAGTTTTCTTCACATTTAATGTCAGATATTAAGATGCTGCTCCTTTTCAAGTTTCTTAGTTATCTGAGAAAAATCTGATTTTGTTTACCTTAATATTAGAGTCAAAAGCCAGCTTTCACAAGGGGTTTTCAACAAgcattgaataaaaatattatggaGAATAATCCTCAGTTaccttgaaaattaaattaactaCAACATGGCATTTCTTAACTTACCTTAATAGAAGTTTTAATGTAATAAAGGTTGTTATAAAATAAGCAGCAGAAAATCTCATTTATGCTTCTGTTATGTGACAGATAAACTGGTAATACAAGATTTATGCTCACTCTCCTTTAATGCTGATGGGCTAATTTCCCTTATACTTACTTTTTCAAGCATAAAAATCTGGCTCAGCTGGCCACCCCCTTTCTCAATGACTGTAGAGATATATAAGGCAACCTCCTGGATAAGATAGCACAAATGCAACAACCATACTGTCTTGTGGAACTCGAGGCTGACCAAAACAATTGTCACTGTACGGAACTTGGATATATACTCCATAGGCTGGCCTTCATCAATCTACAAGATACAATTTGTTATCTTTCTTCTCAGTATTATGTGTAAGCATTTTAATTCTGTATTTCATGGGGAGTATGAGCAAATAACTCATGGGTGTCAggcaaaaacttaagaaaaagtTGAGGTTTAAGAGGCATGGAGATTGTATAAACCAGTGAACTCGGAATTAAAAGTATTTAACATTAAATCTACTTCACTGATGAAAACTGCCAGACCTAACATTTTCTACAAGTTAGTTTAATATGACTAAGTTCACTAGTCATTATAATGCATACCAAGGGACTCGAACACATATTTCATTTATACATAACCAACCAACATATATTTACCAAGCGTATACTCTATAGCCTGCTTATGGTATACTAAGTGCTGTAAggacaaactgaaaaacaagtatGGCTTCTTTTTTCTAGGACTGAGCAAACTAACTTATAAAAGACAAGTTCATCACAGTAGTTATATTGGTATAGATGGGAAACTCAGCTGGGATTATAATGAGGAGATGAATTAGAGCAATACAAAAAGGTTGTCACATATAAATGTACACTTGtttacacaaacatacacagtCTACACAATGATTCAAGAAAAAGTAATGACCTTCTTCAAAAGGTTTTTCATAATGTGCTTCTGCAGTGTTTGCTCAAGTGCACAGTCTGGATTCAATTCCAGTGCAGTTCTTAGCATttctgagaaaaggaaaacaaacaaaatgtctccaGCCATGTGgaaaattaatctttaaaatgtGGGGCTTaaactatatatcagacaaaggactgataaccagaatatatagggaacttaaaaatctaaattctcccaaaactaatgaaccaataaagaaatgggcaagtgaactaaacagaactttctcaaaagaagaaattcaaatggccagaaaaacacatgaaaaaatgctcaccatctctagcaataaaggaaatgcaaattaaaaccacgctaaaattccacctcacccctgttagaatagccatcatcagcaacaccaccaacaacaggtgttggcgaggatgcggggaaaaaggaaccctcttacactgttggtgggaatgtagactagtacaaccattctggaaaaaaatttggaggctacttaaaaagctagacatcgatctaccatttgatccagcaataccactcctggggatatacccaaaagactgttactccagaggcacctgcacacccatgtttattgcggcactattcacaatagccaagttatggaaagagccaagatgccccaccactgacgaatggattaagaaaatgtggtatctatacacaatggaattctatgcagccatgaagaagaacgaaatgttatcattcgctggtaaatggatggaattgtagaacatcattctgagtgaggttagcctggcccaaaagaccaaaaatcgtatgttctccctcatatgtggacattagatcaagggtaaacacaacaaggggattggactataagcatatgataaaagcgagagcacataagggaggggtgaggataggtaagacacctaaaaaattagctagcatttgttgccctcaaagcagagaaactaaagcagataccttaaaagcaactgaggccaataggaaaaggggaacaggtactagagaaaaggttagttcaagaagaattaacctagaaggtaacacccacgcacaggaaatcaatgtgagtcaatgccctgtatagctatccttatctcaaccagcaaaaccccttgttccttcctattattgcttatactctctctacaacaaaattagaaataagggcaaaatagtttctgctgggtattgagggggggagagggagggggtggagtgggtggtaagggagggggtgggggcaggggggagaaatgacccaagccttgtatgcacatatgaataataaaagaaaaagggaaaaaatgtgggGCTTAGGTAGAAAGGGCAAAGTAACTTACCAGCACTTGTACGGTAATGTGGTAGATAACTGAGGCACTTATCAAAATGCTCATCAAAATCAAATGAGGTAATGATCCGCATATCTCTTAACTAGAGAAAAGAAACTGCTCAATTCTGTGTTCAATTCTATCTCCCTTGTTTAGCTTTAATATTCTAAGTCTTACTGTTACACATTATCTGTGTAGGAAACTAACCCTGGCCTCCCTCCAAAATAGAGTCCCAGTGAGGCAATAAATGAACCTCACCAGAGTTTGCCCTATGTAGTAGGATGTGCAATGGATGGGCCAGTCTCTTACCTTCACagcttcattttccttcatgATTTCTACTTCAAATATGTACTGCTCACAGAGCTTCCAGCAATTCCAGGACAGGACAATCTCATTTGTGTAAGCCAAATGCTGAGCTAACTGGACACCATCTACACCCTGCCCAATCACCAGCAGGTATTGCCATTGCTCATCTCCAATAATAACCTGGGAAATCTGACCTGCAGACAGACCtatccagaaaaaaaagagaaatggagcaTAGCCATCTCAGTTTGAAAACTATGCAAAAGAGAGGTCTGGAATATTGACATGGCTCTATACATCCTCTCAATTTTGTTATTGCCCTCAGTTGAGAAGTCTTAGGTAagctcactttaaaaaataataccctTTCCAGACTTCCTTCTCACTTAAATATTCCTAGAAACTGAGATTAAAATAAGCCTAGGTTGTAtgagagaagaaatgagaaatctTACACCTTTAAGTATCTTGTCTCTAAATTGCTATTTAATGTACTGTGAGGTCCTATTAGCAGGGATAAGACCAAATGTTTATACTTAGAAACTGCTACTACAGGgaccacactacccctccttaCATGTAGTCAGGACTAAGAGAGTAGAAGATCAATATTTTAGGAGACATGGATTTTGCTCTACATGTTGATTCTACTTCCTATTTTTCTGGCCCTGGGAAGTTTCTTACTGCTAATATAGTTGAAAAACTGATTTGCTTACTAAGGGAAAAGTAACTGTATATAACCAAGAAATTCTGACTTATTCTAAGCCACCCAACCTAAGCTAAAAAAAGCAGATAAAACAGTTTCAAAAGGGCAAAGACTTATACTTTCAGTCAAGATGGAATATATACTAATGCCTGAAACAACtaagaaactagagaaaatgCATGAAACACTACTTTTCAAGATATTAGACATCAGGTAATAAAGAACAGTGATCCCTAAGAGAtggtaaacaaataaaagaagccCTCTAACACTCCAGCGTACTGTCTAGAGAGAATTTCCAGGCCACATCTCAGGAAGGGAGCCTACATGCACTGCAGAAGACTCTCTGAGTTGTTGAAAGAAGTTCTttgacaataacaaatgttgacaaggacaTGGAGGAATTGGATCCCTCACACATTGATCGTGagatgtaaaatggt from Castor canadensis chromosome 8, mCasCan1.hap1v2, whole genome shotgun sequence carries:
- the LOC141425633 gene encoding adenylate cyclase type 10-like; the protein is MATGVRKASLPCWPVEARLAALLPDLLVFRKPQVPEPELAAAQDVLLGVHVTDVLCFGGDILSITGNVLLALWTVEQNQLSDIITLVAKCSLEIQEKFGIYHAKEGQDLQLKIGLSAGQISQVIIGDEQWQYLLVIGQGVDGVQLAQHLAYTNEIVLSWNCWKLCEQYIFEVEIMKENEAVKLRDMRIITSFDFDEHFDKCLSYLPHYRTSAEMLRTALELNPDCALEQTLQKHIMKNLLKKIDEGQPMEYISKFRTVTIVLVSLEFHKTVWLLHLCYLIQEVALYISTVIEKGGGQLSQIFMLEKGCMFLCIFGLPGDKKPDECAHALESSFSIFSFCWEKLAETNPYQLLPAELLQGRLVPISITNGPAFCGVVGAVARHEYTVIGPKVSLVARMITAYPGLVSCDEVTYLRSMLPAHNFKNCQRKL